The Callospermophilus lateralis isolate mCalLat2 chromosome 3, mCalLat2.hap1, whole genome shotgun sequence genome has a segment encoding these proteins:
- the Cimip1 gene encoding ciliary microtubule inner protein 1: MAQRQLGTAGAEHMNLVAQDEIWKYRLKAESEARKNWPQNWGFLTTPVEELIKGKEESRTPKPKIQLPERFHIRQMTPVEKYIKVLPSPPVPQTSQGFIGWRSAVPGLNKSLQLDFEIRSCKGVYARELGWPKQGIY, from the exons ATGGCTCAGAGACAGCTCGGCACCGCGGGCGCCGAGCACATGAACCTGGTGGCCCAGGACGAGATCTG GAAATACCGTCTGAAGGCTGAATCCGAAGCCCGGAAAAACTGGCCCCAGAACTGGGGATTTTTAACAACCCCTGTGGAGGAG TTGATCAAGGGTAAAGAAGAATCCCGCACCCCAAAGCCCAAAATCCAGCTTCCGGAGCGTTTCCACATCCGGCAAATGACCCCTGTGGAGAAGTACATCAAG GTCCTTCCGTCCCCCCCAGTCCCACAGACGTCCCAGGGCTTCATCGGCTGGAGATCGGCGGTGCCAGGCCTGAACAAGAGCCTGCAACTTGACTTTGAGATCAGAAGCTGCAAAGGGGTCTATGCccgagagctgggctggcctaagCAAGGCATCTACTGA